Proteins from a genomic interval of Pirellulales bacterium:
- the rnr gene encoding ribonuclease R, with protein MTNDQPEDLEQALLELVNGPDYHPVKPKVLVKRLHIAQDDVHLLKRAIKKLVKRGLLSYGENHLVQAGSGEPVVNRITGTFRRAAAGFGFVRPANAAVGHTREQDIYISQDDAGDAASGDTVLVRMSKERGGRFRNPRGAIVEVLERDTHSFVGSYFEAGGLGMVQVDGTVFAKPISVGDPGAKNAQIGDKVVFEMVRFPSHMHDGEGVITEVLGPRGDPGVDTMSIIREFNLPEHFPEDVAEAARGEAEKFDESISSGRTDMTHEIVVTIDPVDARDFDDAISLLRLENGHWLLGVHIADVSHFVRPGTPLDREAHKRATSVYLPDRVLPMLPEVISNGLASLQPGRVRYTKTAMIEFTGDGARVGVDLHSAAIRSRHRFTYEEIDDYLANPKKWQAQLPAEVFELVARMHELAMMLRARRFKRGSLELSLDEVKVDLDKNGRVIGAHRVTNSESHQVIEEFMLAANEAVADTLAEADLHFLRRVHHAPDPRRLKALTDFVKELGYQADSLESRFEIQRLLAEAADKPERQAVNYAILRSLAQAVYSPEVEGHYALASDCYCHFTSPIRRYPDLTIHRLIDGLLKKKKPRNDLTELVVLGQHCSDRERRAEAAERELTKVKLLDYLGQRIGEELDAVVTGVEEYGLFAQGIALPAEGMIHVSSLADDYYSFDRRTHSLSGRRSGNSFRLGDIIRVAVARVDVDRRELDLRLVVKEGRGPLIERPKRDGTRPAGRGKPSHASHGGKRKDSGGKKDEKRGKRR; from the coding sequence ATGACAAACGACCAGCCTGAAGATTTGGAACAGGCACTATTGGAACTGGTGAACGGGCCCGACTATCACCCCGTGAAGCCCAAGGTTCTGGTCAAACGACTGCACATCGCACAAGACGACGTGCATCTACTGAAAAGGGCCATCAAGAAGCTCGTCAAACGCGGCCTGCTCTCGTACGGGGAAAACCACCTGGTGCAGGCCGGCAGTGGCGAGCCCGTGGTCAATCGCATCACGGGAACATTTCGCCGCGCGGCGGCAGGTTTCGGCTTTGTGCGGCCGGCGAACGCGGCCGTAGGCCACACCCGCGAACAAGATATTTACATCTCGCAGGACGATGCCGGAGACGCGGCCAGCGGTGATACCGTGCTGGTGCGGATGTCGAAAGAGCGCGGCGGACGATTCCGCAATCCGCGCGGCGCCATCGTCGAAGTGCTGGAACGTGACACGCACTCGTTCGTGGGTTCGTACTTCGAAGCAGGCGGCCTGGGCATGGTGCAGGTCGACGGCACCGTGTTCGCCAAGCCGATCTCGGTCGGCGATCCCGGCGCGAAGAACGCCCAGATCGGCGACAAGGTCGTGTTCGAGATGGTCCGCTTTCCCAGCCATATGCACGATGGCGAGGGCGTAATCACCGAGGTCCTCGGCCCGCGCGGCGATCCGGGGGTCGACACGATGTCGATCATTCGCGAGTTCAATCTGCCCGAGCATTTTCCGGAGGACGTCGCCGAGGCGGCCCGCGGCGAAGCGGAGAAGTTCGACGAATCGATTTCGTCGGGTCGGACCGACATGACGCACGAAATCGTCGTGACGATCGATCCCGTGGACGCCCGCGACTTCGACGATGCGATTTCGCTGTTGCGGTTAGAGAACGGGCATTGGCTGTTGGGCGTGCATATTGCCGACGTGTCGCACTTCGTGCGGCCCGGCACGCCGCTCGATCGCGAGGCGCATAAACGGGCTACGAGTGTTTACCTGCCCGATCGCGTGTTACCGATGCTGCCCGAGGTGATCTCGAACGGCCTGGCCAGCCTGCAGCCGGGGCGCGTGCGTTATACGAAGACGGCGATGATCGAATTCACCGGCGACGGCGCCCGGGTGGGCGTTGATCTGCACTCGGCCGCGATTCGCAGCCGGCATCGCTTCACGTATGAAGAGATCGACGACTATCTGGCCAATCCCAAGAAGTGGCAAGCGCAGCTACCGGCCGAAGTGTTCGAGCTCGTCGCGCGGATGCACGAACTGGCGATGATGCTGCGGGCGCGGCGCTTCAAACGCGGCTCGCTGGAATTGTCGCTGGACGAAGTGAAGGTCGACCTGGACAAGAACGGCCGCGTGATCGGCGCGCACCGTGTGACGAACAGCGAAAGCCATCAGGTCATCGAAGAGTTCATGCTGGCGGCGAACGAAGCCGTGGCTGATACGCTGGCCGAGGCTGATTTGCACTTTCTGCGGCGCGTACACCACGCCCCCGATCCACGCCGGCTGAAGGCGCTCACGGATTTCGTGAAAGAACTGGGCTATCAGGCCGACAGTCTGGAAAGCCGGTTCGAGATTCAGCGATTGCTGGCCGAAGCGGCGGACAAGCCGGAACGGCAGGCGGTAAACTACGCAATCCTGCGCAGTCTGGCGCAGGCGGTTTACAGCCCCGAGGTCGAAGGGCATTACGCGCTGGCCAGCGACTGCTATTGTCACTTCACGTCACCGATTCGCCGCTATCCGGACTTAACGATCCACCGACTGATCGACGGCCTCTTGAAGAAAAAGAAGCCTCGCAACGATCTGACCGAGCTGGTCGTGCTCGGGCAGCATTGCTCAGATCGCGAGCGGCGCGCCGAAGCGGCCGAGCGCGAGTTGACCAAGGTCAAGCTGCTCGATTATCTGGGCCAGCGGATCGGCGAAGAGTTGGACGCCGTCGTCACGGGGGTCGAGGAATATGGTCTCTTCGCACAAGGCATTGCCTTGCCGGCCGAAGGGATGATCCACGTATCGAGCCTGGCCGACGACTATTACAGCTTCGACCGGCGCACGCACAGCCTGTCGGGGCGACGATCGGGGAACAGCTTCCGGCTGGGTGACATCATTCGCGTGGCCGTGGCGCGCGTGGATGTCGATCGGCGGGAACTCGACCTTCGGCTGGTCGTGAAAGAAGGGCGCGGGCCGTTGATCGAACGGCCGAAGCGCGACGGAACGCGTCCTGCCGGGCGCGGAAAGCCGAGCCACGCATCGCACGGCGGCAAGCGGAAGGATTCCGGCGGGAAGAAGGATGAGAAACGCGGCAAGCGGCGATAA
- a CDS encoding HD domain-containing protein has translation MPRRNVNQLGHQEAVDQIFLASQKQLRPNRNGNLYLQVELSDRTGSISARMWNASESDYRNFDDGDFVRVEGSTQLYQGGLQLIAANICKARFEEVDPADFMPLTPAEIDRLAIRLGELLRSMANPQLVTLAECFLMDDEFMKGFMKSPAGVKNHHAYIGGLLEHVVNLMEIVTRIVEYYPALDPDLLLMGAFLHDMGKINELNYDRGFSYSDEGQLIGHVVMAVGMVDAKVAEAEKLSGESLCKETVLRLKHIIVSHHGQYDYGSPKLPMTLEAVALHQLDNLDAKMHSFHQLMRDDPNVESSWTAYNQGLGRKLFKGQNFTSHTLPMANAE, from the coding sequence ATGCCCAGGCGTAATGTGAACCAGTTGGGTCACCAGGAAGCCGTCGACCAGATTTTTCTTGCCTCGCAGAAACAACTGCGCCCGAATCGCAACGGCAATCTGTATTTGCAGGTCGAGTTGTCGGACCGAACCGGCTCGATCAGCGCCCGGATGTGGAACGCCTCGGAATCGGACTATCGTAATTTCGACGACGGCGATTTTGTTCGCGTCGAGGGAAGCACGCAGCTCTATCAGGGCGGACTGCAACTGATCGCGGCCAATATCTGCAAGGCGCGCTTCGAAGAGGTCGACCCGGCCGACTTCATGCCGCTGACGCCGGCCGAGATCGATCGGCTAGCGATACGCCTGGGTGAGCTGCTGCGGTCGATGGCAAATCCGCAATTGGTGACGCTGGCCGAATGTTTCTTGATGGACGACGAGTTCATGAAAGGGTTCATGAAGTCGCCGGCCGGCGTGAAGAACCATCACGCCTACATCGGCGGACTGCTGGAACACGTCGTGAACTTGATGGAGATCGTGACCCGCATCGTTGAGTATTACCCGGCGCTTGATCCCGATTTGCTGCTGATGGGCGCCTTCCTGCATGACATGGGGAAGATCAACGAACTGAACTACGATCGCGGGTTCAGCTACTCGGACGAGGGGCAATTGATCGGCCACGTCGTGATGGCGGTCGGCATGGTGGACGCCAAGGTCGCCGAGGCCGAGAAGCTGTCGGGTGAGTCGCTGTGCAAAGAGACGGTGCTGCGGCTGAAGCACATCATCGTCAGTCATCATGGGCAGTACGATTACGGCAGCCCCAAGCTGCCGATGACTTTGGAAGCCGTGGCGTTGCACCAGTTGGATAACCTGGATGCCAAGATGCACAGCTTCCACCAGTTGATGCGCGACGATCCGAACGTCGAAAGCTCTTGGACCGCATACAACCAGGGGCTGGGGCGCAAGCTTTTCAAAGGGCAGAACTTCACATCCCACACACTTCCCATGGCCAACGCCGAGTAG
- a CDS encoding biotin/lipoate A/B protein ligase family protein has translation MNSWRLIENPPAAGDWNMAVDAALMESVAATGQCCLRFYSWAEPTLSLGYFQNAADRQRHTASQACPIVRRSTGGGAIVHDRELTYSLVVPTGHPLVARPPELYLLLHRTLIEALSDWQIVAKICPDTINRSSNDEPFLCFERRAEMDVVLDDWKIAGSAQRRRRGAVLQHGSVLLKKSSAAPELFGIIDVGGKVVEGDALATAWREQLAKQCKISWQKIPLDAAESERATDLVGEIYGQPGWTQRR, from the coding sequence ATGAACTCGTGGCGATTGATCGAGAACCCGCCTGCGGCCGGTGACTGGAACATGGCGGTCGATGCCGCCTTGATGGAATCCGTGGCGGCCACGGGCCAGTGCTGCCTGCGGTTCTATAGCTGGGCCGAGCCGACGCTGTCGCTCGGTTATTTTCAGAACGCGGCTGATCGCCAGCGGCATACGGCCAGCCAAGCCTGTCCGATCGTGCGGCGGTCGACCGGCGGCGGCGCGATCGTGCATGATCGCGAGCTGACCTACAGCCTGGTTGTGCCGACAGGTCATCCGCTGGTGGCGCGTCCGCCGGAGCTTTACTTGCTACTGCACCGCACTTTGATCGAAGCCCTCAGCGATTGGCAGATCGTGGCGAAAATTTGTCCAGACACGATCAATCGCTCGTCGAACGACGAGCCCTTTCTTTGCTTCGAGCGGCGTGCCGAGATGGACGTGGTCCTCGACGATTGGAAGATCGCCGGCAGCGCACAGCGCCGGCGACGCGGCGCGGTGCTGCAGCATGGCAGTGTCCTTCTGAAAAAGTCGTCCGCGGCGCCAGAGCTTTTCGGCATAATCGATGTGGGGGGAAAGGTCGTTGAGGGGGATGCCCTGGCAACCGCATGGCGCGAACAACTAGCGAAGCAGTGCAAAATCTCCTGGCAGAAGATCCCTTTGGATGCCGCGGAATCAGAGCGCGCGACCGACCTTGTGGGCGAGATTTATGGCCAGCCGGGCTGGACCCAGCGACGATAA
- a CDS encoding RNA polymerase sigma factor, which produces MPADPDPSAVEIADLVRRCLGGEAEAAGALVARFERQVFALCYRMLGQREDAEDVAQESFVRALRSLRSWDAERDFAPWLLAIAGNRCRTWLSARARRPRLASEVERIEDSTPPPEAARNLAEEVERALGGIRAEYRQAFVLFHEQELSYGEIAEAMGCPLGTVKTWVHRARREIVEQLRSREVLPENSRALRRV; this is translated from the coding sequence ATGCCCGCTGACCCCGATCCGTCCGCAGTCGAAATCGCGGATCTGGTGCGTCGCTGCCTGGGGGGCGAAGCCGAGGCAGCGGGAGCCTTGGTTGCGCGGTTCGAGCGTCAGGTCTTTGCCCTCTGCTACCGCATGCTGGGTCAGCGTGAGGACGCCGAGGACGTGGCGCAGGAATCGTTCGTGCGGGCGTTGCGCAGCCTGCGCAGCTGGGATGCCGAGCGGGATTTCGCACCCTGGTTGTTGGCGATTGCCGGTAACCGTTGCCGGACGTGGTTGTCGGCCCGGGCACGTCGTCCGCGGTTGGCGAGCGAAGTGGAACGAATTGAGGACAGCACGCCCCCGCCCGAGGCCGCGCGGAACCTGGCGGAGGAAGTGGAACGAGCGTTAGGCGGAATCCGGGCTGAGTACCGGCAGGCCTTTGTCTTGTTTCACGAGCAAGAGCTGAGCTATGGCGAGATTGCCGAGGCGATGGGTTGCCCGCTGGGAACGGTGAAGACGTGGGTTCATCGCGCGCGTCGTGAAATAGTGGAACAACTGCGATCACGCGAAGTGTTGCCGGAGAATTCTCGTGCGCTGCGAAGAGTTTGA
- the gcvPB gene encoding aminomethyl-transferring glycine dehydrogenase subunit GcvPB — translation MRNTRATQPLFDLAKPGRRATRFPASDVPDVPLSKILPTTAVAATLPELPELAEPDVVRHFTNLSTLNMSVDTHFYPLGSCTMKHNPKRNERLASLPGMLDLHPYQPEETLQGMLALLYELQQMLAEIAGLPAVSLQPAAGAQGEFSSLLMAAAYFRERGERRTKVLAPDSAHGTNPASAAVAGFQAVTVKSTPQGFVDLEDLQAKLDEHTAVFMITNPNTLGMFEPNIKRIAEMVHGVGGLLYLDGANMNAILGICRPGDFGADMMHFNCHKTFSGPHGSGGPGAGPIAVTATLAPYLPAPLVARDGKGYRLDNDRPKSIGRVRSFFGNVGILVRAYCYIRSHGPDGLKRVSEHAVLNANYLLARVKHIFPVPQGDRCMHEFVASAAKLKADKNISAMDIAKRLLDYGFHAPTVYFPPIVREALMIEPTETESKETLDAFAETLFRITEEPADLLHEAPHTTPISRPDEVRAARQPIMVTPVTHESPAPTKKSES, via the coding sequence ATGCGTAATACTCGTGCCACGCAACCCTTGTTCGATCTGGCAAAGCCGGGACGTCGCGCCACGCGCTTTCCTGCGAGCGATGTGCCGGACGTGCCACTATCGAAGATTCTGCCGACGACGGCCGTGGCCGCGACCTTACCGGAACTGCCCGAGCTGGCAGAGCCGGACGTGGTGCGACATTTCACGAACCTTTCGACGTTGAACATGTCGGTCGACACGCATTTCTATCCGCTCGGTTCGTGCACCATGAAGCACAACCCGAAGCGGAACGAGCGGCTGGCGTCGCTGCCGGGCATGCTTGATTTGCATCCATACCAGCCTGAGGAGACGCTGCAGGGGATGCTGGCGCTGTTGTACGAGTTACAGCAGATGCTGGCCGAGATTGCCGGGTTGCCGGCGGTGTCGTTGCAGCCGGCGGCCGGGGCGCAGGGGGAATTTTCGTCGTTATTGATGGCGGCGGCCTACTTCCGCGAGCGCGGCGAGCGGCGGACCAAGGTACTGGCGCCCGACAGCGCCCATGGCACCAACCCGGCAAGCGCGGCCGTGGCGGGCTTCCAGGCTGTGACCGTCAAGAGCACGCCGCAGGGGTTTGTCGATCTCGAGGACCTGCAAGCCAAGCTCGACGAGCATACGGCCGTGTTCATGATCACGAATCCCAATACGCTGGGCATGTTCGAGCCGAACATTAAGCGCATCGCCGAAATGGTGCATGGCGTGGGCGGTTTGCTCTATCTGGATGGCGCGAACATGAACGCCATTTTGGGAATCTGCCGGCCAGGGGATTTCGGCGCCGACATGATGCACTTCAATTGCCACAAGACCTTTAGCGGTCCCCACGGCAGCGGTGGGCCAGGGGCGGGGCCGATCGCGGTGACCGCGACGCTTGCGCCGTACCTGCCGGCGCCGCTGGTGGCGCGCGACGGGAAAGGTTACCGGCTGGATAACGACCGGCCGAAATCGATCGGCCGGGTGCGCAGCTTCTTCGGCAATGTCGGGATCCTGGTTCGCGCGTATTGCTATATCCGCTCGCATGGTCCGGACGGGCTGAAGCGCGTGAGCGAGCACGCGGTGCTGAACGCGAATTACCTGTTGGCGCGGGTGAAGCACATCTTCCCGGTGCCGCAGGGGGATCGTTGTATGCACGAGTTCGTCGCCTCGGCGGCGAAGCTCAAGGCGGACAAGAACATCTCGGCAATGGACATCGCCAAGCGGCTGCTGGACTATGGGTTTCACGCGCCGACGGTTTATTTTCCGCCGATCGTGCGCGAAGCTTTGATGATCGAGCCGACGGAAACGGAAAGTAAAGAGACGCTGGACGCGTTTGCCGAAACGCTGTTTCGCATCACGGAAGAACCGGCCGACCTGCTGCACGAGGCGCCGCACACGACCCCCATCAGCCGGCCGGACGAAGTGCGCGCGGCGCGGCAGCCGATCATGGTGACGCCTGTAACGCACGAATCGCCTGCTCCGACGAAGAAGAGCGAGTCCTAA
- a CDS encoding FHA domain-containing protein encodes MEVRLKVLLGPNAGKELPVAGPKFLIGRAEDCQLRPRSDLISRHHCVLLIEDGMMSVRDFGSKNGTLVNGERVRGECELKNGDKLVVGPLEFEFCVHVGVASKKRPKVESIKEAAARTAEGSGGQAENDVEEWIKPDEEQASKDTRRFSMNETEEIDLKSGETQVGPFVPPQQQPVPAPHAKGKAQPGKLPPMPAKTTGDSGQAATDVLNKFFKRR; translated from the coding sequence ATGGAAGTCAGACTTAAGGTTCTCTTGGGTCCTAATGCAGGCAAGGAATTGCCGGTAGCCGGACCGAAATTTCTGATCGGACGTGCGGAAGACTGCCAGCTTCGCCCTCGTAGCGATTTAATCAGCCGTCATCATTGCGTTCTCTTGATCGAGGACGGGATGATGAGCGTGCGCGACTTCGGCAGCAAGAACGGCACGTTGGTCAATGGCGAGCGCGTGCGCGGCGAATGCGAGTTGAAGAACGGTGACAAGCTGGTCGTCGGTCCGCTCGAGTTCGAATTCTGCGTCCATGTCGGCGTAGCCTCGAAGAAACGCCCCAAGGTGGAGAGCATCAAGGAAGCGGCGGCGCGCACCGCCGAGGGGAGCGGCGGTCAGGCCGAGAACGACGTCGAGGAATGGATCAAGCCCGACGAAGAGCAGGCTTCGAAGGACACCCGTCGCTTCAGCATGAACGAGACCGAGGAAATCGATCTCAAATCAGGCGAGACCCAGGTGGGGCCGTTCGTCCCTCCCCAGCAACAGCCCGTTCCCGCGCCCCATGCCAAGGGAAAGGCTCAGCCAGGCAAGCTCCCCCCGATGCCGGCCAAGACCACTGGCGACAGCGGTCAGGCAGCCACCGACGTCTTGAACAAGTTCTTCAAGCGCCGCTAG
- the gcvH gene encoding glycine cleavage system protein GcvH, translating into MKPENLLFAKTHEWVYIEPDASGGKVATVGISAFALEALTDLVYIELPKLGRTLKAGESFGEIESVKAVSDLYSPVDGTVVAVHDALPNQLEALPADPYGNGWIAKIKLADESALGELMNYAAYQKQCAEEGH; encoded by the coding sequence GTGAAGCCTGAGAATCTACTATTTGCGAAGACGCACGAATGGGTGTACATCGAGCCGGACGCGTCAGGTGGCAAGGTCGCGACCGTGGGCATCTCGGCCTTCGCGCTCGAGGCGCTGACGGACCTGGTCTATATCGAGCTGCCGAAACTCGGCCGCACGTTGAAGGCGGGCGAGTCGTTCGGCGAGATCGAATCGGTGAAAGCCGTGAGCGATCTCTACAGCCCGGTCGATGGCACCGTGGTGGCCGTTCACGACGCGCTGCCGAACCAGCTCGAAGCCTTGCCGGCCGATCCCTACGGCAACGGCTGGATCGCAAAGATCAAGCTGGCGGACGAATCGGCGCTCGGCGAATTGATGAACTACGCCGCCTATCAGAAGCAGTGCGCCGAAGAGGGGCACTAG
- the gcvPA gene encoding aminomethyl-transferring glycine dehydrogenase subunit GcvPA, producing the protein MPFLLNTPEDEQAMLAAIGVASLDELFAMVPGDLRLRRELAIPPALTEIELTAHMGALARANVAAGEKVCFLGGGSYDHFIPAVVDAIAGRAEFYTSYTPYQAEASQGNLQAFFEYQTLISRLTGMEVANASLYDGATAATEAVLMSMSATGRAGHIVTAASVHPEYRQTLSAYLHHLEVEQTTVGTPTGAIAPQDLFDAVRDDTACVLVQHPNFFGCLEEVERLVQIAHDKGAMFIVIADPISLGLLKRPGDYDADIVVAEGQSLGNPMSFGGPYLGIMACRERLVRRMPGRIAGQTVDRRGKRCWVLTLQTREQHIRRDKATSNICTNQGLLALRAMVYLAQLGPHGLREAAELCLRKAHYARERLAAVERLELPFARPTFKEFVVRDRDGQVASLLGELAANDVFAGVPLATWYPELADCFLVAVTEKRTRKEIDALAASLASSNRKVAPAHA; encoded by the coding sequence ATGCCATTTTTGCTGAACACCCCTGAAGACGAGCAGGCGATGCTGGCCGCGATCGGCGTGGCGTCGCTCGATGAATTGTTCGCCATGGTGCCGGGCGATCTGCGATTGCGGCGCGAGCTGGCGATTCCGCCAGCTTTGACCGAGATCGAGCTCACTGCGCACATGGGAGCACTAGCGCGGGCGAACGTTGCCGCGGGCGAAAAGGTCTGCTTTCTCGGCGGCGGCAGTTACGACCATTTCATCCCGGCCGTGGTCGATGCGATCGCCGGGCGTGCCGAGTTCTACACCTCGTACACGCCGTATCAGGCCGAGGCGAGCCAGGGGAACTTGCAGGCGTTTTTCGAATACCAAACGCTGATCAGCCGGCTGACAGGCATGGAAGTGGCCAACGCCAGCTTGTACGACGGCGCCACGGCCGCCACGGAAGCGGTGCTGATGAGCATGAGCGCCACGGGACGCGCGGGGCATATCGTCACCGCGGCGAGCGTGCATCCCGAGTATCGTCAGACGCTGTCGGCCTATTTGCATCACCTGGAGGTCGAGCAAACCACGGTAGGTACGCCCACCGGCGCCATCGCACCGCAGGATTTGTTCGACGCGGTGCGCGACGACACGGCTTGCGTGCTCGTGCAGCATCCGAACTTCTTTGGCTGCCTGGAAGAGGTCGAGCGGCTGGTGCAAATCGCGCACGACAAGGGGGCGATGTTCATCGTCATTGCCGATCCGATCAGCCTGGGATTGCTGAAGCGGCCGGGCGATTACGATGCCGATATCGTCGTGGCCGAGGGGCAATCGCTGGGCAACCCGATGTCGTTCGGCGGCCCCTACCTGGGCATCATGGCCTGCCGCGAGCGTTTGGTGCGGCGCATGCCGGGGCGCATCGCGGGGCAAACGGTTGATCGTCGCGGCAAGCGCTGCTGGGTGCTGACGCTGCAAACGCGCGAGCAACATATTCGCCGCGACAAAGCGACGAGCAATATATGCACCAACCAGGGGCTACTGGCGCTGCGGGCGATGGTTTACCTGGCCCAACTGGGACCGCACGGTCTGCGCGAGGCGGCTGAGCTTTGCCTGCGCAAGGCGCATTACGCCCGCGAGCGGCTGGCGGCGGTCGAACGGCTGGAATTGCCTTTCGCGCGGCCGACGTTCAAGGAATTCGTGGTGCGCGATCGTGACGGTCAGGTCGCGTCGCTGTTGGGTGAGCTCGCGGCGAACGATGTTTTCGCGGGCGTGCCGCTCGCGACGTGGTATCCGGAACTGGCCGACTGTTTTCTTGTGGCCGTGACCGAGAAGCGAACGCGCAAAGAGATCGACGCGCTCGCCGCTTCGCTGGCCAGCAGCAATCGAAAGGTGGCGCCCGCCCATGCGTAA
- a CDS encoding pentapeptide repeat-containing protein, which produces MADEQVIEIKNAAGVVVASVRTRGGALLAPQFSKMDLTGAIFDSLVMEGASFEFCELKGASFRGSDLYWAFFCSENLEDAVFDGALLSGVNFAHANLRRSSFRGAKLTRDNLGGFATFESADLRGADFRDTELAGNIFAKARIDDRTQFPRGFVAEGAWFMPEEISDSSDAD; this is translated from the coding sequence ATGGCCGACGAGCAAGTCATCGAAATCAAGAATGCCGCAGGGGTCGTGGTCGCGTCCGTTCGAACGCGAGGGGGTGCATTGCTCGCACCGCAATTCTCTAAAATGGATCTGACCGGCGCGATCTTCGATTCGCTAGTTATGGAAGGCGCCTCGTTTGAATTCTGCGAGCTCAAGGGGGCAAGTTTTCGGGGAAGTGATCTTTACTGGGCATTCTTTTGTTCCGAGAACCTTGAGGACGCCGTTTTTGACGGCGCCCTCCTGAGCGGCGTGAATTTCGCACATGCTAATTTGCGGCGATCGAGTTTTCGCGGCGCGAAGCTGACCAGGGACAATCTCGGAGGATTTGCGACATTCGAGTCGGCTGACCTTCGTGGCGCAGACTTCCGGGATACGGAACTTGCTGGAAACATCTTCGCGAAAGCTCGTATCGATGACCGGACGCAATTCCCACGAGGCTTCGTTGCCGAAGGTGCATGGTTCATGCCTGAGGAGATCTCTGATTCCAGCGACGCCGATTAA
- the gcvT gene encoding glycine cleavage system aminomethyltransferase GcvT: protein MATALAQTPLFDWHASHGGRMVDFAGWSMPVQYTSIVAEHTATRTAATLFDISHMGRLRFDGPGAAGFLDSVVTRRVTDQQPGQVRYSLVTRDDGGILDDVLVYHLADAGGGSYWLMVVNASNRTKIVEFLEPRLALASDVLFTDATFDWAMIAVQGPHASALVQPLVERSLDTMKYYHAAETRIAGHGGIVSRTGYTGEDGYELILGARAIEGVWQTLIAAGATPAGLGARDTLRLEAGMPLYGHELSEAIDPFQAGLDFAVNLPDRAFSGSAALQTLKQRTGVPCRVGLTMTSKRVPREGFHILSSDKVVGSVTSGTFSPTLECPIAMGYVQPEFAQPDTELAIDIRGRAEPARVVTLPFYRRTTKGSRT, encoded by the coding sequence ATGGCCACTGCGCTAGCACAAACACCGCTCTTCGACTGGCACGCCTCGCACGGAGGCCGGATGGTGGACTTCGCCGGCTGGTCGATGCCGGTGCAATACACATCGATCGTGGCCGAACATACGGCCACGCGTACCGCGGCCACCCTGTTCGATATTTCGCACATGGGACGGCTGCGCTTCGACGGGCCAGGTGCGGCCGGCTTTCTCGATTCGGTTGTGACGCGCCGTGTTACGGACCAGCAGCCAGGACAGGTGCGCTACTCGCTCGTCACGCGTGACGACGGCGGCATTCTTGACGATGTGCTGGTCTATCACCTGGCGGATGCCGGCGGTGGCTCCTATTGGCTGATGGTCGTCAATGCCAGCAACCGCACGAAGATCGTCGAATTCCTCGAGCCACGGCTGGCACTGGCCTCGGATGTATTGTTCACCGATGCCACGTTTGATTGGGCGATGATCGCCGTGCAAGGGCCGCACGCCAGCGCCCTGGTGCAACCGCTGGTCGAGCGGTCGCTCGACACCATGAAGTATTATCACGCGGCCGAGACGCGCATTGCCGGCCACGGCGGCATCGTCAGCCGCACCGGGTACACCGGCGAGGATGGTTACGAACTGATCCTGGGCGCGCGGGCGATCGAGGGGGTCTGGCAGACCCTTATTGCCGCCGGTGCGACGCCTGCCGGACTAGGCGCACGCGACACGCTGCGTTTGGAAGCGGGCATGCCGCTGTACGGACACGAGTTGTCCGAGGCGATCGATCCGTTTCAAGCCGGGCTCGATTTTGCCGTGAATCTGCCCGATCGCGCGTTCTCTGGTAGCGCTGCCCTGCAGACCTTGAAGCAGCGAACCGGCGTCCCTTGTCGCGTCGGACTGACGATGACCAGCAAACGGGTCCCGCGCGAAGGCTTTCATATCCTCTCATCGGACAAAGTCGTGGGTAGCGTTACGAGCGGCACTTTCTCGCCCACGCTCGAATGCCCGATTGCGATGGGCTATGTGCAGCCTGAGTTTGCACAGCCCGACACGGAACTTGCCATCGATATCCGCGGCCGCGCCGAGCCGGCGCGCGTCGTGACGCTCCCCTTCTATCGCCGTACTACGAAAGGAAGCCGTACGTGA